gtctgctccttctttatctaccattcaaaagtggtcaagcgagtttaaacgcggaagggagagtattgaagatgaccctagacctggccggcctgtagtagctacttcacaagaaaatattgataaagtggaaaaacttatattggaagatggtcgagtgaaggtaaaatctatagcacaagtaaccaatctctctattggtaccgtacatgatattatacatgaccatcttaatatgtcaaaagtaagtgcaagatgggttccgcgaatgctgactcggcttcaaaaagacatgcgtgtagcttgttgttccgattttattgacctgtgcggtgaaaatcctgatgaggtgctgcaaagaatagttactggagatgaaacctgggttcatcattatgacccagagagtaaacaagagtccatgcagtggcacattaatggttcagctcatcccaagaagttgaaggtcatcccttcagctggcaaggtcatggccacgatattttgggattgtgaaggagtattactaatcgattataaagaaaaaggtgtaaatatcacaggacagtactacgctaacattctacgtcaattaaaggatgtaattaaagaaaagaggcgaggaaagttaaccaaaggtattctgcttctgcatgacaacgcccccgtccatactgctcatattgccaaggcagctattgttgaacgtgggtttaaaactgttactcacccaccgtatagtccggacttagcccccagcgacttctttttgctccccaatcttaaaaaggatctgcgtggaaataaattttctgacgatgaagcattgaaggcggcagtggaggagcatttttacacgaaagataaaaaaaaatttacgagggattaaaaaaaataattgatcgatcttttaagtgtatgaacatagggggggagtatattgaaaaataaaaatatcaaacttttcgtacttgtttgttttcattctcataccgagaatattttgaatacccctcgtagttatgcattggatcggtaatccaaagatgtgggttcgagtctcacgttagctagagttgatcacagtaaattttttcattgtgattgacatgtctagtgtatatatatacaatctataaattgtaatgtggaacgttccacaataaacatggaaggaaatcagtatgtttattacaagcatattgatgttaaaattgatattaaataatttcgtttcctcaagactagtagcgcggttactagacagataattttgcatttgccttcgatatttttgaattatatgggcctaaaataccttttgaatgcctataaactattcgaagtggcgccgttaatgatctaaactcgattaaaaatatattatctgattctgaaagtagtagtaactaccaaggtcacgccgatgccacgccgatagcgcagcgtcggcggcggcggcgcgaaaattttgtcggcggcggcggcgcgccggcgcggcgctcatatctataggGTACCAACAAtttaatacataaaatatactAGGTATCACGTAAGTACGTACGTACACTACCATTTATTAATTTGTCACCAAGTTTGAACATAACATATATAAACCCTACTAGGTAACTACCGAATAGCACTTTATTTTAACAACCTACGTCAAAAattgtgtagagtctgtgcggaaagaaaagagtcgggGAATATAAGGGAATATCAATACAAtctatgactcttctctttccgcacagactccaaTTCGTAAAAGTGTAATTTAAAACTTATTACTGTTCCTGGCAAAATATTAACATCCCGTACGCACATACGGAAGACTCCCCATCAAGGTCAATAACAAAGCGAACGAAATAGTCCCCGCAAAACTAGATCGAGAACTCTCTAACAATGCGGGGAGGAAATATTTAATGATGATTGGCCTTAAATTACCCTCTCAAAAGCGCCGACGTCCCGCTCTCGCACCCCTGATCTACCTCCTCTCGTCCCTCTCGCGCGAACAGGGAATCTATATAAAGAACAACAGGTAAGCGCCCCGAGACATTCCCCCGTGGGACACCCGACTGTACGCACCTGTTCGAACTTACGTCACGATGGCCGCCGAAACTTACGGACATCGCTTAATTTACTCAGAGAAAGACATGTTCCCGTCTGAAATGTTGGAATATTCTACTGAAGACTGTTATCTGTCCTGGCCGAGATCTCCTGACTCTGGAAGGTCGAGTTTGGAGCCGACACCTTCCATGGACGGCAGCATCAACCAGGATTCTCCGAACCACATCGCTTATCGTGGACTGTCTCGAGAAGTTTTCGAAGACAGTGCTGAAGACTCAGAATTGCTAGAAGGTTCTGGAAAAAGGAGAGGACGAGCGACCAGCGCTGCTGTGCTGAAGAGGAGACGTCTGGCTGCCAATGCGAGGGAAAGGAGAAGGATGCAGAACCTCAACAAGGCGTTTGACAGACTCCGAGGCCATCTTCCATCGCTCGGCGCCGATCGTCAGCTGTCCAAGTACGAAACTCTTCAGATGGCGCAAACGTACATCGCCGCTCTCTACGAATTGCTCCAATAGGTAATAGTGCGCAGTGTCGTGACTTGCCAAAATCGTCTAGAAATTATAAATACAgggattttatttattgtaaaaattaagTACCAGAATACTCAGTGTTACCAATTAAAGCACTTCTTAATTGACTTTTGCGGTTTAAAGTGAGGTGTCTTGTTTCACGCttactattttgtgttttttttttaatttaagtttgcTTGTCAGTATCCGTCCTACCGATTTAAGTTAATTTTAGTGTAAGTAGTTACCTTTAAAGGTTTTTCAACTATTCATCTTGCCAAGAAAGTATTATGTCCAAACATTCCTTGTAGTTAGGGACTTTGAAGTCAGTGTTGTAGATAAATTGTTATGCTAttagtatatttagaatgtatcGCGGACCGTTATATTATGGCAAAACCAGTCAAACgatgtttttatttgtaaatatacgAATATGTTTGAATTTTATGTGTGATTTTCTATTTCTCTCCAACCCCTAATTAGTTCTTTAAATTTCACAATATTTGGTAACTTTAATCAAATTTTAGCGACACTCAGTTATGTTTTCCAATATAATttctatagagtctgtgcggaaagagaagagtcataaaATGTTTTCTTATACATACTCCATGACTCTTTTCTTTACACAGAAACTTTAACTTATATTTCtatttataagtataatatGATATTTATCGTATTATAGAATACTTCATCTAAACATAAGTGTGTGTGCGTTTTACTGtcgaaagaaaataaatattaaagcgGTAAAAGTGCATCTCTATATCTAAATATGATTATCAAGATGATACAGTAATTGTTGAGATAGTTTTGAGCACCTAATTAAGCGTAGTACAGATACTTTTCATGACGACTGCACAACCTTCAGATTTTTTAATCAGTAATCTAATTGATCATGAAAAAATTACCATAATTTCCATATTGCATAAAAACGCATAGAGCAAAACCGATtgcaaaaacaataaaataaagtattaaTCATTTTATATGCAGCAAAGGATATGTTTGCAGTCCAAGATTTTTCAAGCCGGTAAAAATGACGATCGCTACGACAattgaatcatatacgattaccTAATATAATTCAAGAAGTGGATCCCACCTTGAGGAGAAACTAATATAGGCCTTATCGTATCTAGTAATCAGGCCgcatagccaacatgccaattgcaaacgctccgtagcgatagaaactaatatggaagagtgatagacaaAGCGTTTTGTtgacgaagcgatagcgatagcgattgtcactttgtCTAGGCCGACAAGACGATGTGTATCTTCTTTGCCGAAAAGCGATTGCTACCTAAGGATCAAATGTTAGTTTTAagatatttatgtatgggccactatatagttgcctgaaataaagatttcattcattcattcactcattcaaatgatatttcgtacgtagaAATTctaatacaaagaaattagagcgagtagaagttttacatacCAGAATTATTTACGCGCTCTAATATTTTCTTCTAGAGAGACGCTTACGGTATAAAACAGACTCAATCTCGGGGCTTAATCACCCAATACATGATTAGGGGTCAATCATACAACCAATTGCTGTATCAATGATATGCAGATTTTCAAACCCCGCCTACCGTTCATACAACCCATACAAATCATAAAATTCATACAAATCCCATTAACAATGTAAATGACACTAATAATAACCTATCAAAATCCGCTAAGTTATCGCAACTTGACACTGACAGTAAGATGCCGCTGTCAAAAATTTGACAGAACCTGTCATTAGATTCACAGGTTGCTGTTTTAATAACTAAGCGGGATTTTTAACGTTTTTTAAAGACTTTTTAGGAATTTTAAATGTCGCTGGGGTGTAATTTGGGAAGGTATTATGTTAATGTCCGTTTTTTTATGAAGGAATGAAGTCGTCAAAGTATGTTTAATTGTAGCTTTACGAATAATTTCTATTAGataacaaattttaaatttaaatgttacAAATATCTAtaaccatttaaaaaaaatacgtaggtaaatggaaaaaaaaatcttgcacAACAAAGATAAAATGTTATACATATGGCTTTAATAATTTAACCTAACAAGGTTAGAAAATCAGTCGACTCTTTAAAATTGGCTTACGTTTTATGACTCTACTTATGATAGATAAATAATAATGCAAACTGTAGTGCGattagtgcgacataaaatagtagaaataaataaaatggaactaaaaaaaccatactaaattgttgccatgtttaaccATTTTACGTCAATAATGTGATAGTTAATATGTAGGaaggcgccctcatttattttcaacaatttcttgtcggactatacttacacacttaaataaaattaagcacCTTCTACTTCTTTTAGCATTGCAATAGAAGAGGGTTGCCAATAGTCCCGAAAATTCcctaatttatttcaaaaaccccTATTGTGGGGTCCCTGCGTCATTATTTCCAAAGTTTCGTCAACGTCTAAAGTTCGAGTGGCAGAACAATCAGTCAACCCCATGCAAATATACCAGATGTCGCTTTATCCCAAGAAAAACATCCTGACTTCCTTATTAAACTACATATAATTTGGACCTTAAAACAAACGAGCTAAAGCTCAAATTGAAATGACGTTTAATCAAGTTTAATGCACTTAAAGTTTTAAACGAACGATGTGATAGGTGTATCCTTGATATAAATAATGTTGGCTCTGATAAATAGTGTTAAAGAATAATCATACTTAAGGTTTAGTGTAGAAAGATTACTTTGCAATAGTGTGAAAATGTAGACACAAAAGTTCAGTATAATCCGGTCAGTAGGGTAGAATATCTAGGCTAATAGGTACTGTTCAATTTACACAATAAATATATACCAACTAATCCACTTTgcgtcctcaactgtgcgtttctccagaaagtTCCTGCctcatagagtctgttcggaatgagaagagtcgtggaatgtatgtggcccgatacattccacgattcttctctttctgaACAAATTCTACAGCTAAACTGTGAAATGAACTGTCGAtgtgcggtatttccggaccgatacgaccttcaaaccttcatgAAAAGACTAAAGAGCGTACTACTATCTTAAAGGCAGGacacccctctggtgttgcaggtgtccataggtacggtaattgcttaccatcaagcCATTCCTCTACTCATTTGCCTCCTGTTTCATAAAAAAGCACTTTGGCCACCCCGATATAATACGTATATATCTAGTAAgtataatatgtaatttatCACTACAAATTAAGCATGTATCAGAATTTTGACTAAAAGTGTTTGTACATTACATATAGGCCAAAGGCCGCACCGAAAACcacaaaatatacatatacatacgtataatgTATGCACGACTTATCTATCACTTGACATTACCGACGCATGCGCAACGGACATGTCGCCTCATTGGCCGCCTCTCGACCAATCAGCGCGTGGCGCATAGCGCACGCCCGTTCAATTGTAGAACGCACATAGAATAAGCCGTTAGAAAAAAGATTGGTGAATGGAGTGATATTAGAGGACTCCTTATAAAAGTAGAATTTTTGTCGCTATAATCTTTTAATCCTGTAAaacttacatataatataataggtacccgcaatataagtaaagagtaggtacctacaatgaaataccgaaacaaaaaatacaaaatatacgtGTAGATAGATCGTATAGACTTCTGTTCTCAAAAGTTACGTATAGGTACTGGAGCctactaagtacctatttctctttgcgattttttttttatgttggtCTTAACAATTAGGAACAAAATTTCAAAGTTTTACATGCTCTATACCtagttaaaatcataaatatttcAGTGAATATATGTATGCCCTCCTTTTCAGACAGATACATTTtgtcttaattattttaattatgaacATTTTGTTAACTAACTATTAAGATGAAACTAAAAAAGACATCTTTATTTCAACTTTTCACACCTTCTTGTCAAGGGTAGATTTTGATAAGGGTTGAAACAGTGTGTAATTAATATTGGGAACGTTATTAAACAAAAACACACTAGAAACCTATCTATTATTTTATCAAACTAAATAGAACATTCTCATAAAACTTTTTATTTGCGCTATAGAGTACGGACTCTATAAATAGTGCAAAGATCGTCGATCCCTACTGGGTCAGATCTTGTACATAATACCTAGGTAACTTGTTACAGTTCTACGCTCTATTTTTATTGAGTTTAATGGGTCAAAGTTTTAATTTTCTGACTTTTTCGAtaggtagagtcggaccaagctaactatgcatggcatttgcaatgacagtgTGAAAATGCCATCATTTATGTCAAATGTCTAATATTTGATGACATGGCCACACTTTGTAATTTGCTCCGACTTCTAGCAATGGTTAGCCAAACCATACACATTAAATCTGAATTTCATATTAAGCGGGAGTTTCTAACGTTTTGCTCGTTTCTATCGGCGTATTAGTTGGATATTTCAATACGACATTGCATTCCTTCCGTCAAGGAATCTTAAAAATCTCAAAGAAACGATCgtctttattaaaatattattgaaattcACATGTTTTAAATCATTTTAAGTATCATTAATTTGTTATGCGTAACGAAAGAGTAGAGGTTGCCTCCATATTGTAATATTATGcataactaataaataatatcgaATTCTATCATTGATATTCGGGATTctattttttgtacaaattaagAAGCGCTTAGGTCAGCGGGGGACTTGTTTTTGACCTGGTAGCATTTTTTTAACTAACATACTGTTCATTAGGTAATATTATTACGTATGTGTATACAATAGACTAGAAATAATACTTAGACTAGAAATGGATCTTATAGCAATAATATCACCAAATACACATTTAATTAGATACCAAATgcacatttaataaaaataaaaataaacaatttgctGATTATGTGACGAttaagggccggtacagacggaccgcaacccgactgcaatttgtataggaactgcacgccaactgcaaacCAACTGCAATGTCGGCGTGCAGTTCGCATACAAGTTAAGTCGGGtcgcagtccgtctgtatcgtcTCTAAAAATGCGTGTTACAGATATTGCAAATACGACAACATTCCAGTGATTAAAATGGTATGTCAAGTCAACTcgcattatttacctacattattgtaatgagatacttaattaaatacgTACTAAGACGAATCATTCTCCCTACATTATAATCTCATTAATTATGACCGTATACAAACCCAAATGTATAACTTTAATAAAAGCCTTTGCTCTTTCATCCCCTAATCTAATTAAGTGGTGAAAGGTTACCCACTTAGCATTTGTATCAAAAAGTCATAAATAATAACCAGGCAGAGTCGGGAGGCTGACAAAGCTCACGTATAGTCGGcattattttcaaataaatcacgttttttaCCATCATCGACGACAAATATAAAAATGTCACCGCAGAATAAAGGATGTCCATATTTAA
The sequence above is a segment of the Cydia amplana chromosome 2, ilCydAmpl1.1, whole genome shotgun sequence genome. Coding sequences within it:
- the LOC134662095 gene encoding transcription factor ATOH1-like; protein product: MAAETYGHRLIYSEKDMFPSEMLEYSTEDCYLSWPRSPDSGRSSLEPTPSMDGSINQDSPNHIAYRGLSREVFEDSAEDSELLEGSGKRRGRATSAAVLKRRRLAANARERRRMQNLNKAFDRLRGHLPSLGADRQLSKYETLQMAQTYIAALYELLQ